Genomic window (Streptomyces liliiviolaceus):
CCAGGCCTCGGTGTCCAGCAGGCCGTATCGGCGGGTGAGCCGGACGCCTTCCTCCAGGATGCCGACGGCCTCCTGGGAGCGGCCGACGCCCTCCAGGTGGGAGGGCAGGTTCACATGGGCGCGGCCCATCACGTAGGCGGCGCCGAGTTCCGTGGCCCGTTCCTTGACGTCGTGCACCTCGGCTAGGCCGGCGCCGATGTCGCCGGATTCGACCAGGAGTCCGCCCAGCGTGAGGCGGGCGTTCAGCTCGATGTCGCGGGCTCCGACCATGCGGGCGTACTGCACGGCGCGTTCGGCGGCCTGGAGCGCGTCCGGGCCGGGCCGGTGCACCATCAGCCAGTTGGCGACGTGGGCGAGGACGTCGGCGTGCACCTCGGAGGGCGGCAGTCCCCGGACGAGGTCCTGCGCGGTGCCGAGTTCCCGCCAGCCGTCGCCGAGGCCCTGTCCCTCGACGAGACGGGAGCGCTGGATCCAGAACCAGGCGGCGCGCAGCGGGTCGTGCTCGTCCTCCAGGAGGTGCAGGGCCCGCTTGGTTATCTTCAGCGCGCGCTTGCGTTCCCCGCAGAACCGGCCCGCCACGGCGGCCTCGGCCATGAGGTCGAGATAGTGCAGCGGGGTGGTGGCCGGATCGCGGCCGTCGGCGCTCCCGCCGCGCACCTCGGGCAGTGCCGGCGGATAGGCCTCGCTGTAGTCGGCGGTGCGCAGTGCGGCGCGTACGGCCTCGGGGGCCGTGTCCCACAGTTCCATCGCCCGTTCCAGGAGCCGTACCTGCTCCGAGTAGGCGTGCCGGCGGCGGGCCGCGACGGAGGCGTCGAGGACGGCGGGCAGGGCCTTGGCGGCGTCGTGCGCGTGGTACCAGTGGCTGGCCAGCCGGGCGGCGCGCTCGCCGGCCGCCGGGACCAGCGAGGGATCCGCCTCCAGGACTTCCGCGTACCGGCGGTTGAGGCGGGAGCGTTCGCCGGGGAGCAGGTCGTCGCCGACGGCCTCGCGCACCAGGGAGTGGCGGAAGCGGTAGCCGTCGCCGTCGGGTGTCGCGAGGAGGATGTTGGCGCCGACGGCGGCCCGCAGTGCCTCGATGAGGTCGTCCTCGGAGAGCCGGGCCACGGCCGCGAGCAGCCGGTACTCGACCGTGGACCCGCCCTCGGCGACGATCCTGGCGACCCGCTGGGAGCTCTCGGGCAGGCTCTCGACGCGAACGAGGAGCAGGTCGCGCAGGGAGTCGGTGAGGCCGGTGGCGCAGCCGTCGTGGGCGGCCACGGCCAGTTCCTCGACGAAGAAGGCGTTGCCGTCGGAGCGGGCGAAGATGTCGTCGACCTGGACCGGGTCGGGCTCGGAGCCGAAGATTCCGGCGATCTGGCGGGCGACTTCGGCGTGGGTGAAGCGGCGCAGCTCGATCCGGCGGACGGTGCGCAGCCGGTCGAGTTCGGCGAGCAGCGGGCGCAGCGGGTGGCGGCGGTGTATGTCGTCGGCGCGGTAGGTGGCGACGACGAGGAGATGGCCGCTGCGCAGGGTGCGGAAGAGGTAGGCGAGGAGGTGGCGGGTGGATGCGTCCGCCCAGTGCAGGTCCTCCAGGAGGACGACGACGGGGCGGTCGGCGGCGACGCGTTCCAGGAGGCGGACGGTGAGTTCGAAGAGGCGGGCCATGCCGTCCTCGTCGTGCCGCCCGCGGGTGGTCTCCCCCAACTCGGGCAGCAGCCGGGCCAGTTCCTCCTCCTGGCCCGCGGACGCCGCGGCCAGTGCGTCGGGCAGGTGGCGGCGCAGGGCCCGCAGGGCGGTGGAGAAGGGGGCGAAGGGCAGTCCGTCGGCGCCGATCTCGACGCAGCCGCCGACGGCCACGACGGCGCCCTCGCGGCAGGCGGCCGTCGCGAACTCCTCGATGAGCCGGGTCTTTCCGACGCCGGCCTCACCGCCGAGGAGCAGCGCCTGCGGCTCGCCCGCGGTGGCGCGGGCGAGCGCGTCGTTCAGTACGTCCAGCTCGTCGGCCCGGCCGACGAAGACCGGACTGACGGACCTGGTCTCCACAGCGCCGAGCATCGCACAGGGGTCGGACACGGCGTCACTGGTTATCCGGGGCCCTGCCACGGCGTCGGTTCCGCCTGTCCGGGACCCGGCCACGGCGTCGATTCCGCCTGTCCGGGACCCGGCCGCGGCGTCGATTCCGCCTGTCCGGGACCCGGCCGTCCGAGGGGCGGACACGGCCTCGGGCCCGGCCGCGGTGGCGGACGGGCCCGTGGTCGTCGAGGGCGGGTCCGTGACCGGGAGAGCGGTCACCGTGCCCTCGTTCCGTTCGGGGCGGCCGACCCCCGTGCGGCCGCCCCGTGACGCCCCGGCGTTCATGCGGCGCGCGCGAACCGGGGCCGACGGGAGCGGTGGCCGTTCACCCGCCCCTCGCCGTCGTCGTGGCCGGATCGCGCGGCCTCGCGGCGGGCGGCACGACGGGTGCGGGCGGCCTCGCGGGCCATGCGGTAGTTGTCGGCGGCGCGGATCAGCTCCGCGGAACGGATCTGCTGGAGCTCGTACTCGAACATCTCGTACCCCTCGGGAAGAAGTGACCGGCGGAAGGTCGCCGTCGGCCTCGCTCGTTCGCGATGCCTCAACCTTCGTCTCCGAGGGGGGTGCGCCACATCGGGAGAGTTCCGCATTGTGAACGCACGAGGGGCCTTAGTTCCGCCGTGAGTGGCTCACGGCGGAACTAAGGCCCCTCAGGACGTGCGGTTCCGTGCGTACGTGCGGTCGGTCAGCCGGTGGTCGTCGGCATGCCGAGGAGGACGTCGGAGTACTTGAGCGCGGCCAGCAGCAGGCCGATGACGCCGAGCGAGACACCGGCCCAGGCGACGGACTTGACCCACGGGGACTGGGCGGGGATCCGGTCCGGGTTGCCGAACGCGGGCCTGACCAGCACCACGACACCGACGATCAGCGCGGCCAGCGCGAAGAAGCCGGCGACCAGGGCGTTGGCGTTCCAGGAGTCGGCGTACACCTGCTTGATCTGGGTGGCGACGGGCGAGCCCTGCGCGGTCTCCAGCTGGCCGTAGAGCGAGTCGCGCGCCTGCGCGATCGTGCCGACCCAGCTGCCGGTCAGGGAGACGATGCCCAGTCCGGCGGAGACGACCGCGGCCGCGCCCGCGCCCACACCGGAACCGGTTCCCGCAGCGGCCACGACCTGCTCGTCCTGCGCCGACTCTCCGTCGCCCTCATCGGCGAGATCGTCCTCGTCCGGGCTCTCGGAGCCGGTCCGGCCGTCGGCGGCCTCGACCTCCTCGACCTCTCCGACCTCTCCGGCGGCGGCGCCGGTGCCCTTCTCGTCACTCTTGCCGAGCTTCACGGCCTCGTCGTCGCGCTGCGCCTCGGTGCCGGTCTCGATCCCGGCCTCGTTCTCTGTCTTGGTTCCCATGCTCCGCACCGTACGGACGCTGTCTGAGAATTTCTTTAAGATCCCAGGATCCTCACGCGGGGGTCGGCAGATCGCCTTGTTCGGCGGCGGCCGCGCGTGCGGCGCGCCACTCCCGCGCGAGGACCGACCACACCTCCGTGTCCTGCCGTACGCCCCGGTGGGGCCAGTTCTCGCGCAGGACGCCCTCGCGGCTCATGCCGAGCCGCCGTGCCACGTTCAGGCTGGGTACGTTGGCGGCCGCCGCGTGCCACTCCACGCGGTGGATGCCGCGTACGTCGACCGCCCAGTCGATGAGGACGCGGATCGCGCGCGTGATCAGACCGCGGCCCGACGCCGCCGGCTCCAGCCAGCAGCCGACCTCGCAGACGCCGTGCTCGGCGTCGAAGACGCGGAAGAGCACACCGCCGACGAGCCGGCCGTCCAGCCACACCCCGTGCAGGCTGCCCGTGTCGGCGGCCTTCTTGTCGGCGAACGACTGGAGCAGCTCGCGCGCGGAGTCGGCGTCCGTGACGCGCGAACCGAAGGAGATGTACTGCTGGACGAACTCGCGTCCGCGGTCGAGATGAGCCAGGAACTCGTCCGCGTGCC
Coding sequences:
- a CDS encoding helix-turn-helix transcriptional regulator, with the protein product MLGAVETRSVSPVFVGRADELDVLNDALARATAGEPQALLLGGEAGVGKTRLIEEFATAACREGAVVAVGGCVEIGADGLPFAPFSTALRALRRHLPDALAAASAGQEEELARLLPELGETTRGRHDEDGMARLFELTVRLLERVAADRPVVVLLEDLHWADASTRHLLAYLFRTLRSGHLLVVATYRADDIHRRHPLRPLLAELDRLRTVRRIELRRFTHAEVARQIAGIFGSEPDPVQVDDIFARSDGNAFFVEELAVAAHDGCATGLTDSLRDLLLVRVESLPESSQRVARIVAEGGSTVEYRLLAAVARLSEDDLIEALRAAVGANILLATPDGDGYRFRHSLVREAVGDDLLPGERSRLNRRYAEVLEADPSLVPAAGERAARLASHWYHAHDAAKALPAVLDASVAARRRHAYSEQVRLLERAMELWDTAPEAVRAALRTADYSEAYPPALPEVRGGSADGRDPATTPLHYLDLMAEAAVAGRFCGERKRALKITKRALHLLEDEHDPLRAAWFWIQRSRLVEGQGLGDGWRELGTAQDLVRGLPPSEVHADVLAHVANWLMVHRPGPDALQAAERAVQYARMVGARDIELNARLTLGGLLVESGDIGAGLAEVHDVKERATELGAAYVMGRAHVNLPSHLEGVGRSQEAVGILEEGVRLTRRYGLLDTEAWVWGNLGESLFSLGRWPEAAEAGYNSERVGQSAKPRGFRTMLHARLELARGDLPTARARLTEARRHFGTHDAVPQNALPLTTLAIGIAAGEGRLLDARTELDEALSLGFPPGTQRYGWPLLLAAATAEADARGLPAAEPGRAELVERLRTTAKSLTTNVPVWQAYERWVRVELLRTESRDTPDDWSEVVAAFEPLERPYDLARVRHRLAEALLGSGGTEEERGRATELLRLARAVADHLGARPLADAVALLAQRARLTLARSPGRTPLTPADPAEALGLTSRERDVLRLVAAGRTNRQIAEELFISPKTASVHVSNILAKLGVSGRGEAAAVAHRMRLFPPETAAARPTGRAG
- a CDS encoding GNAT family N-acetyltransferase, whose amino-acid sequence is MYAISLGDDGAELRPLEPWHADEFLAHLDRGREFVQQYISFGSRVTDADSARELLQSFADKKAADTGSLHGVWLDGRLVGGVLFRVFDAEHGVCEVGCWLEPAASGRGLITRAIRVLIDWAVDVRGIHRVEWHAAAANVPSLNVARRLGMSREGVLRENWPHRGVRQDTEVWSVLAREWRAARAAAAEQGDLPTPA